One stretch of Salvelinus sp. IW2-2015 unplaced genomic scaffold, ASM291031v2 Un_scaffold649, whole genome shotgun sequence DNA includes these proteins:
- the LOC111971519 gene encoding uncharacterized protein C4orf54 — protein MEAVEKTLTYRDDTGPYRKLLPGNDDKNQCNPTAKSDESNYVDLDDLLDMSSEGTKTVKVTFTGDGNQLAVFKCNSDTSGERSPGVREIDDNVDQIYEETSKDRWADRPVSEDPPMDTYLTELNSNVDLENDNTTEPQSKIVPRDYNVPGECEELKYTDMYLDSKTESDDGESVVFSDHCAPDTVIDESHYITTHEIQLTELDHDVDYDFGRGTCWDIEDDNLVYSFVDYASFESDETTEETLIGLVDGRSQAKVKSSKAQCNVHQRVSGCTVVSTESEFCDSDKCPSSDESICKNQNSSGNSAGQIHLSIKTSSRAINDSNNIIENENICYNTKHMGDRSHFFFTSTDARAEALCDRSQYFIPAPGRQHFATKLRGKDVNEYSSGASSSISELDDADKEVRNLTAKSFRSLACPYFDAINLSTSSESSMSENGLGLNKWSAFVDLKYGNMSHGREQNLIAHKSATATFEISKNADYKSIHGIAISNKKGPQTKMCSLNTKISSPQHASSSTQNVELTGPFEPGSEVITLTKTLNFRCNVEAGSPEPGKSPKHSENASGARSMDEVTGTLPAKPGYEVSYQHSDAGDSMEGTHKKASFASSLLKNVISQKMQFEQERKMERGEIWDTHPTHSPCFQCKDQYGIIERDTERGVHSQSSESGSGYTSNSSDEQGAVDSIPNSCDPKEERTRTLASFQPINEARLDSQKDACEPTRGSLGHSQNSAFKSWRDGEPEPQDEHEIRTVLDGTHSTTDNTGERELDTRAVSSKLTKLSHLFVPSSQRLPKDTELKKQVSDSTFLGAQKEQQWDRERKFRPDNNAGIVKGSKAPEIKIRLRSVKENKCNPLNIDNLLTPNISYPIKSAGDSTCQVLPASDRVPHFTVRDIRDNKCKFQTPIHXVRDVRKLVKSSYRLVSVDNSESKGAVAPATASLREDNKASKKQPGKKSPPSSIVIKCQSVNTNSXTKQXVLVTEAPKXRQIENDRSSPKPSPXCAKNEXXSLHRATGRXPIGFAKXPNTDQSEAKQKQEKMVEAGERKPESKIPKQVALEKLKAAVKTMEQLYVFDRNEWKRKSQAPWPITDSHVLSLIAXEEHGGPEELGXAGGRERLXTXXNTDXLPETCNNQEEKGCLRIIHVPFXXDTFKTXSQQSKXFSNKRVLHLGNXIKTAVSSSSSXXXNGXQXCSPSHATSMVKSISTKTPKAPLSLXIXPPKRALVDRGXFKSSPTTETPPQPIKSGNPESENYLTIPVEGXXVXQLKLXIQEQVXPXSPAASQPGITDTKRSEHTSIQSLKRSPVVXEXXPXDTPXTXTIYHXSLPVVKQGAPQPQVFCFSPSIAPLPTTPSGGDPFQPTQRKMLFDPTTGQYYLVDTPSEPVTRRLFDPEMGQYVDVPMPMPQLQPVTPMSVSPLALNTGGVYAPTYMIYPGFLSPMLPAQTVITPQVASYVASQLEDESGDTAHGKYTLVRGGGQEGNMTGAESPYYSATGGSVPASVPITLGHHVTTRGSAALSEGKSPVISITSQQRPRIIAPPSFDGTTMSFVVEHR, from the coding sequence ATGGAAGCAGTTGAGAAAACTCTCACTTACCGAGACGACACCGGACCTTATAGAAAGCTGCTCCCTGGAAATGACGACAAAAACCAGTGCAACCCTACGGCAAAAAGTGACGAATCCAATTATGTTGATTTGGATGACTTACTTGATATGAGTTCAGAGGGCACAAAAACTGTTAAAGTGACTTTCACCGGTGACGGTAACCAGCTTGCAGTTTTCAAATGCAACAGTGATACGTCCGGAGAGAGGAGCCCCGGGGTTCGCGAGATTGATGACAATGTGGATCAAATCTATGAGGAAACATCGAAGGACAGGTGGGCAGATAGGCCTGTCTCGGAAGATCCCCCCATGGACACGTATTTGACAGAATTGAACAGCAATGTGGATTTGGAGAATGACAATACGACAGAACCCCAGAGCAAAATTGTGCCTCGTGATTATAATGTCCCCGGCGAGTGTGAGGAGTTAAAATACACAGACATGTATTTGGACAGTAAAACCGAATCGGACGACGGTGAGAGCGTAGTATTTTCAGACCATTGTGCGCCTGATACGGTGATAGACGAATCGCACTACATTACAACGCACGAAatccaactgacagagcttgaccaTGATGTCGATTATGATTTTGGACGGGGAACCTGTTGGGATATTGAGGACGATAATCTGGTTTATTCATTTGTGGATTATGCCTCTTTTGAAAGCGATGAAACAACGGAGGAAACGTTGATAGGCCTAGTGGATGGTAGGAGCCAGGCGAAAGTAAAAAGCAGCAAGGCGCAATGTAATGTGCACCAACGTGTATCTGGTTGTACAGTTGTCAGCACTGAAAGTGAGTTTTGTGACTCTGACAAATGCCCCAGCTCAGATGAAAGCATTTGTAAAAACCAAAACAGTAGTGGGAATTCGGCGGGGCAAATTCACCTGTCAATCAAGACGTCATCAAGGGCAATAAACGACTCTAACAATATCATTGAGAATGAAAACATTTGTTATAATACCAAGCACATGGGAGACAGGAGTCACTTCTTTTTTACAAGCACTGACGCCAGAGCGGAAGCCTTGTGCGATAGATCCCAATATTTTATCCCAGCCCCGGGACGTCAACACTTTGCAACTAAATTAAGAGGGAAAGATGTTAACGAATATTCCAGCGGTGCGTCAAGTTCGATAAGTGAACTGGACGACGCCGATAAAGAAGTGCGTAATTTAACCGCCAAATCATTTAGGAGTTTAGCATGTCCCTATTTCGATGCTATAAATTTGAGCACTTCAAGTGAGTCTTCAATGTCAGAAAATGGGCTTGGCTTAAACAAGTGGTCAGCTTTCGTTGACCTTAAATATGGTAATATGTCACATGGCAGAGAGCAAAATCTAATCGCCCATAAGAGTGCAACTGCAACTTTTGAAATTAGCAAGAACGCAGACTATAAGAGTATACATGGTATTGCCATAAGCAATAAGAAAGGACCCCAAACCAAGATGTGTTCTTTGAATACAAAAATATCTAGTCCACAACATGCATCTTCCTCTACCCAAAACGTAGAGCTTACAGGCCCATTTGAACCAGGCAGTGAGGTTATCACTTTGACAAAGACATTGAATTTTCGCTGTAATGTTGAAGCGGGGTCACCTGAACCCGGGAAGTCTCCCAAACATTCAGAAAATGCGTCAGGAGCACGTTCCATGGATGAAGTTACCGGCACCTTGCCAGCCAAACCAGGATATGAAGTGAGCTACCAACACAGTGACGCGGGTGATAGCATGGAAGGCACACATAAGAAGGCAAGTTTCGCATCAAGTctcttaaaaaatgtaatttcccAAAAAATGCAATTTGAACAGGAGCGcaagatggagaggggggagatatGGGACACGCATCCCACGCATTCCCCATGCTTTCAATGCAAGGATCAATATGGGATAatagagagggatacagagagaggcGTGCATAGTCAATCCTCAGAATCGGGTTCGGGATACACAAGCAATTCTTCTGATGAACAAGGGGCTGTGGACAGTATACCTAATTCGTGTGACCCCAAGGAAGAGCGTACAAGAACATTAGCAAGCTTTCAGCCCATAAATGAGGCACGACTAGATTCTCAAAAGGATGCATGCGAGCCCACAAGAGGATCCCTGGGCCATAGCCAAAACAGCGCATTCAAATCATGGAGGGATGGTGAGCCAGAGCCCCAAGATGAACATGAAATTCGTACCGTTTTAGATGGGACACACTCCACAACAGATAACACGGGGGAAAGGGAGTTAGACACCAGAGCTGTAAGTAGCAAGCTAACTAAATTGTCACACTTGTTTGTTCCAAGTTCCCAGCGTCTCCCTAAAGATACGGAATTGAAAAAACAGGTGTCAGACAGTACTTTCCTCGGTGCGCAAAAAGAGCAACAGTGGGACCGGGAGAGAAAGTTTAGACCTGACAACAATGCAGGAATCGTGAAAGGGTCAAAGGCACCCGAGATAAAAATACGCCTGAGGAGCGTAAAAGAAAACAAATGCAATCCGCTAAATATTGACAACTTGTTAACCCCTAATATAAGTTATCCAATAAAGTCAGCAGGTGACTCCACATGTCAGGTGCTGCCAGCGTCAGACAGAGTGCCACACTTTACGGTTAGGGATATAAGAGACAATAAGTGCAAGTTTCAGACGCCAATTCATCAMGTWAGAGACGTGCGTAAATTGGTCAAGAGTTCATATCGTTTAGTCTCAGTGGATAACAGCGAGAGTAAAGGCGCAGTCGCCCCTGCAACTGCCTCATTACGCGAAGATAATAAAGCTTCTAAGAAACAACCCGGTAAAAAATCGCCTCCCTCTTCAATTGTAATAAAATGTCagtctgtaaatacaaatagcagWACTAAACAGSGTGTGCTTGTAACCGAGGCTCCAAAGCYGAGACAAATTGAGAACGATAGGTCATCCCCSAAACCATCTCCAGAKTGTGCCAAAAATGAARCCARGTCGCTGCACAGGGCGACGGGCAGACRTCCAATTGGCTTCGCTAAACAMCCCAACACAGATCAGTCCGAGGCTAAACAGAAGCAGGAAAAAATGGTCGAGGCAGGTGAACGCAAACCGGAGTCGAAAATACCAAAACAGGTGGCGTTAGAGAAACTAAAGGCGGCCGTTAAAACAATGGAACAGCTTTATGTTTTCGACAGAAATGAATGGAAGCGCAAGAGCCAGGCTCCCTGGCCTATTACAGACAGTCATGTTCTGTCACTRATTGCTAYAGAGGAGCATGGTGGCCCSGAGGAGCTAGGTMCAGCAGGTGGCAGAGAGAGGCTTAMTACAGKGARAAACACAGACAYGTTGCCAGAAACATGCAACAATCAAGAAGAGAAAGGTTGTCTAAGAATAATCCATGTCCCATTCARAYAGGACACKTTTAAAACKKAGTCACAACAAAGTAAAARGTTTAGTAACAAAAGRGTGTTRCATTTGGGGAACAGKATTAAGACAGCTGTCAGTAGCAGCAGCTCTYKTWGTWGSAATGGGRCACAAKCCTGTTCTCCATCACATGCAACCTCTATGGTGAAAAGCATTAGCACTAAGACCCCGAAAGCTCCACTGTCATTGYAAATATSCCCCCCAAAACGAGCCCTMGTGGACAGGGGAKGGTTCAAAAGCAGCCCCACCACAGAAACACCACCACAGCCCATCAAATCTGGCAACCCAGARTCTGAAAACTACTTAACAATACCTGTAGAAGGCYGGWGTGTCYGTCAAYTGAAACTGRCCATTCAAGAGCAGGTATWCCCAAYCAGCCCTGCRGCCAGTCAACCTGGCATCACCGACACCAAGAGATCCGAGCATACTTCTATCCAGTCCCTCAAACGGTCCCCTGTTGTCARYGAGKCGCYGCCCKCGGATACCCCCARTACCYCCACCATCTACCACCYCTCTCTACCAGTGGTCAAGCAAGGAGCCCCCCAGCCGCAGGTGTTCTGCTTCTCCCCGTCCATTGCCCCCCTGCCCACAACCCCTTCGGGGGGAGACCCCTTCCAGCCTACCCAGAGGAAGATGCTCTTTGATCCCACCACCGGACAGTACTACCTGGTGGACACTCCGAGTGAGCCAGTCACCCGGCGTCTCTTCGACCCTGAGATGGGCCAGTATGTGGACGTGCCCATGCCTATGCCACAGCTGCAGCCAGTGACCCCCATGTCCGTGTCCCCCCTGGCGCTGAACACGGGAGGGGTGTACGCACCCACCTACATGATCTACCCGGGGTTCCTCTCACCCATGCTTCCTGCACAGACGGTGATAACACCCCAAGTCGCATCCTACGTTGCATCCCAATTGGAGGACGAGAGCGGGGATACGGCTCACGGGAAATACACCCTGGTGCGTGGGGGGGGACAGGAGGGTAACATGACGGGGGCAGAGAGCCCCTACTACAGTGCTACTGGAGGGTCAGTGCCAGCGTCAGTGCCCATCACCTTGGGCCACCACGTCACTACCCGGGGGAGTGCGGCCTTGTCAGAAGGGAAATCTCCGGTCATCAGCATCACGTCGCAGCAACGCCCGAGAATCATTGCACCACCCTCCTTCGATGGGACGACCATGAGCTTTGTGGTGGAGCATCGGTAA